One genomic segment of Hordeum vulgare subsp. vulgare chromosome 2H, MorexV3_pseudomolecules_assembly, whole genome shotgun sequence includes these proteins:
- the LOC123424696 gene encoding mediator of RNA polymerase II transcription subunit 33A-like, whose amino-acid sequence MGAAEAPALAPASGAGGELLLERRVMAAVKASEARGDPPLLRAVEVARLVAGEPGAGLPSADLAGILVSNLCFAHNSPSLWKLLDQAMSSRLLCPLHVLALLTARVLPQRRAQPEAYRLYLELLKGNITSPSLSPLPVPNRDKITKSIDAALQLSKSYGVSGMDFGHVVILFVLILVTKLIDSVLEDCGISSGMAQEQEGVYPTEGAQPMDLDVKGVSALKQNEHREQLRRNNTVMALEVLHMMAADKKIQAFLRLICLNMPDKFSVLSQRLTLIEAHKMALERLLPTSHKIDDLVMYIWRVSNLDYQPNNKRLVGILGNLRSSNSMLGQLTGAGRAACWIIFDIYLENAMDGKHLGGISAIEIIKEMSKTAQAINEASWQETFKALWISALRLVQRAREPLEGPIPHLDTRLCMLLALIPLAIAAILMEETDACGAEGNKSLPRRLGLVSSLQDLVQYSGLLVPPSSLVNVANVAASKAAIFRANYKVGGGNPSMIGQSDSSTKAVGNMLHLIVEACISRNLIDTNAYLWPGYVVLTGHSKDTALPQESPWVNFMQGAPLSDPLKNALIATPASSVAELDKLYHIALNGSEQEKSAAAKIVCGASLVRGWNIQEHVVRMVVKLLSPPLPSDSSLQGSMSHYLSQKSTLNAILLGVSYVDAVHIFSLYGMVPDVVAALMPLCEAFGSMPPPSNHRSTIFDETSVYSVFSCAFLCLLRLWKFYKPPQEYCLAGRGGSVRLELTLDYLVLMHNSRIEFPNSSATSTNSGSSMGSFGEVPTQPIYIDSFPKLRAWYVQNQACIASTLSGLGNTNPVHQVANKILSMICRKMTKSGVVSGNLSSASSSSVSGSSLSTSDDSYQRPTLPAWEILEAVPYVLEAVLTACSHGRISSRDMTTSLRDLVDFLPASLAAIVSYFSAEITRGIWKAVPMNGTEWPSPGAALQSIEDEVKEILASAGVQIHSCYPRGVPPMLPLPMAALVGLTITFKLDRSLDYIHGIIGQALENCAGGSSWPSMPIIGALWTQKVRRWHDFIVLSCIRSPFGRDKDAVAQLIQSCFSSFLRSSPSNGSDITASRGVGALMGESITGQQGLHFPMAPGFIYLRTCRTFHDTYFVSEMILRQVINCSHKLANGWSSNGPPHLKSGRPPLSGAASMASQVAMLGAGLLCVAGGPLLVQVLYEETLPTLLLSAQEQMLEDPGPVASTLQGYAMANMLFFCGSLLWGSEKTSPVMKLSFLSRRPRVVGTHMDFIAGVLDGHILLGCDPGTWKAYVSCFVFLVVKFVPTWLRDIKLDTLKKIAVGLRSWHEHNLALSLLERGGPKAISVVVETLLH is encoded by the exons ATGGGGGCGGCGGAGGCGCCGGCCCTCGCGCCCGCCTCAGGGGCCGGGGGCGAGCTGCTGCTGGAGCGGAGGGTGATGGCGGCGGTCAAGGCGTCGGAGGCGCGCGGGGACCCGCCGCTGCTGCGGGCGGTGGAGGTGGCCCGCCTCGTCGCCGGGGAGCCCGGGGCGGGGCTCCCCAGCGCGGACCTCGCCGGGATCCTCGTCTCCAACCTCTGCTTCGCGCACAACTCGCCCTCGCTCTGGAAGCTGCTCGACCAGGCCATGTCGTCCCGCCTCCTCTGCCCGCTCCACGTCCTCGCGCTCCTCACCGCCAG GGTGCTGCCGCAGCGGCGGGCGCAGCCGGAGGCGTACCGTCTGTACCTGGAGCTGCTGAAGGGCAACATCACGTCCCCCTCGCTGTCTCCCCTGCCCGTGCCTAATCGTGACAA GATAACGAAATCCATCGACGCTGCTCTGCAACTGTCCAAAAGCTATGGGGTTTCTGGAATGGACTTTGGGCATGTTGTCATCCtgtttgtgttgattcttgtcACAAAACTGATCGATTCTGTGCTGGAGGATTGCGGCATTTCATCTGGAATGGCACAGGAGCAGGAGGGCGTATATCCCACTGAAGGGGCACAACCCATGGACTTAGATGTCAAGGGGGTCTCTGCTCTGAAGCAAAACGAGCACCGTGAACAGTTGCGTCGAAATAACACCGTCATGGCTTTGGAAGTGTTGCATATGATGGCCGCTGATAAGAAGATTCAAGCATTTCTGCGCTTGATATGTCTTAACAT GCCTGACAAATTCAGTGTTCTGAGCCAGAGGCTGACACTGAtcgaagctcacaagatggcactCGAGAGATTATTGCCTACTAGTCATAAAATTGATGATCTGGTGATGTATATCTGGAGAGTGAGCAATCTAGATTACCAACCAAACAACAAACGGCTTGTTGGTATTCTTGGTAACTTGAGATCCAGCAATTCCATGCTGGGCCAACTTACAGGAGCTGGGAGAGCTGCCTGTTGGATTATATTTGATATTTACTTGGAGAATGCAATGGATGGGAAGCATCTAGGCGGTATATCTGCTATCGAGATTATAAAAG AAATGTCCAAGACAGCCCAAGCAATTAATGAGGCAAGTTGGCAGGAAACTTTTAAAGCTCTTTGGATTTCTGCCCTTCGTCTTGTACAGCGG GCTAGAGAACCTCTAGAGGGTCCAATTCCTCATCTAGACACAAGATTATGCATGCTATTAGCTCTTATTCCACTAGCAATTGCTGCaattctcatggaagaaactgatGCATGTGGAGCTGAAGGAAACAAAAGTCTGCCCCGAAGACTAGGACTTGTATCTTCTCTTCAGGATTTGGTGCAATATTCAGGACTTCTTGTACCACCTTCATCATTGGTGAATGTTGCCAATGTTGCGGCTTCAAAAGCTGCAATATTTAGGGCCAACTATAAGGTTGGTGGTGGCAACCCTAGCATGATTGGCCAGAGTGACTCTTCGACGAAAGCTG TTGGAAACATGCTACATCTTATAGTTGAAGCCTGTATTTCGAGGAATTTGATCGACACGAATGCTTACTTGTGGCCTGGTTATGTTGTACTAACGGGGCATTCGAAGGATACAGCTTTACCCCAGGAATCGCCATGGGTAAACTTTATGCAAGGAGCTCCACTATCTGATCCACTGAAAAATGCTCTCATTGCCACTCCTGCTTCAAG TGTTGCAGAACTGGATAAACTGTACCACATTGCATTGAATGGTTCAGAACAGGAAAAGTCAGCTGCAGCTAAAATTGTGTGCGGTGCATCACTTGTGCGTGGTTGGAATATTCAG GAACATGTTGTTCGCATGGTGGTCAAGTTATTGTCGCCTCCTTTGCCCTCAGATTCTTCATTACAGGGGAGCATGAGCCACTACCTTAGTCAGAAGTCTACCTTAAATGCAATCTTACTTGGTGTCTCATATGTTGATGCCGTCCACATTTTTTCTTTGTATGGAATG GTTCCAGATGTTGTCGCAGCTTTAATGCCACTCTGTGAAGCTTTTGGGTCAATGCCACCCCCGTCTAACCACAGGTCTACCATTTTTGATGAAACATCGGTTTACTCAGTCTTCTCTTGTGCATTTCTTTGTCTTCTCCGGTTGTGGAAATTTTACAAACCCCCTCAAGAGTATTGTCTTGCTGGACGCGGAGGCTCAGTAAGGTTGGAACTTACTCTGGACTATTTGGTGTTAATGCACAATAGTCGCATTGAGTTCCCAAATTCATCTGCTACTAGTACTAACTCTGGCAGCAGTATGGGCTCGTTTGGCGAGGTCCCAACCCAACCAATTTATATTGACTCCTTCCCCAAGCTAAGGGCTTGGTACGTTCAGAATCAAGCTTGCATAGCCTCTACTCTTTCTGGACTTGGCAATACAAATCCTGTCCATCAAGTTGCAAACAAAATTTTGAGTATGATTTGCCGAAAAATGACTAAAAGCGGGGTAGTATCTGGTAATCTTTCATCTGCTTCCAGTAGCAGTGTCAGTGGTTCCTCTCTAAGTACATCGGATGATTCTTACCAAAGGCCGACACTTCCAGCATGGGAAATCCTAGAAGCAGTTCCTTATGTTCTTGAAGCTGTTCTTACAGCTTGTTCCCACGGGAGGATTTCCAGCCGAGACATGACTACAA GTTTAAGGGATCTAGTGGACTTCTTACCAGCTTCTCTTGCTGCAATTGTTAGCTACTTCTCAGCCGAAATTACACGAGGAATATGGAAAGCTGTTCCTATGAATGGAACTGAATGGCCCAGCCCTGGTGCTGCTCTTCAGTCCATTGAAGATGAAGTAAAGGAAATCCTTGCATCTGCTGGTGTTCAGATTCACAGCTGCTATCCAC GTGGTGTGCCGCCAATGCTTCCTTTACCAATGGCTGCACTTGTTGGCTTGACAATTACGTTTAAGTTGGATAGGAGTCTTGACTACATTCATGGGATCATTGGTCAGGCACTGGAGAACTGTGCAGGGGGTAGTTCCTGGCCAAGCATGCCCATCATAGGGGCCTTGTGGACACAGAAAGTGCGAAGGTGGCATGATTTTATTGTCCTCTCATGTATTCGGTCTCCGTTTGGCAGAGACAAAGATGCGGTGGCACAGCTCATCCAAAGTTGCTTCTCATCCTTTCTGCGCTCATCCCCATCCAATGGGTCTGATATTACTGCAAGTCGTGGAGTTGGAGCTTTAATGGGAGAGTCGATCACAGGCCAACAAGGTCTTCATTTTCCCATGGCCCCTGGATTCATCTACCTGAGAACTTGTCGAACATTCCATGATACTTACTTTGTGAGCGAGATGATCCTCAGGCAAGTGATTAATTGTTCCCACAAACTTGCAAACGGATGGTCTTCCAATGGGCCTCCACATTTAAAATCAGGCCGACCTCCACTGTCTGGTGCTGCATCCATGGCTTCTCAGGTTGCCATGCTTGGTGCGGGACTGCTGTGTGTTGCAGGGGGGCCTCTCCTGGTCCAGGTGCTATATGAGGAGACCTTGCCGACGCTGCTGCTATCAGCTCAGGAACAGATGTTGGAAGACCCTGGACCAGTGGCCAGCACACTGCAAGGTTATGCCATGGCCAACATGCTTTTCTTCTGTGGGAGTCTACTCTGGGGCTCAGAAAAGACCTCTCCCGTCATGAAACTGTCATTCCTCTCAAGGAGGCCGCGAGTGGTGGGCACCCACATGGACTTCATTGCTGGTGTTCTGGATGGGCACATCCTGCTGGGGTGTGACCCAGGCACCTGGAAGGCGTATGTATCGTGCTTTGTATTCCTCGTGGTAAAGTTTGTCCCTACATGGCTACGGGACATAAAACTGGACACGCTGAAGAAGATTGCCGTGGGGCTTCGAAGTTGGCACGAGCACAATCTTGCGCTATCACTACTCGAGCGAGGAGGACCAAAGGCGATCTCAGTTGTAGTTGAAACCTTGCTACACTGA